From Elaeis guineensis isolate ETL-2024a chromosome 16, EG11, whole genome shotgun sequence, a single genomic window includes:
- the LOC105049540 gene encoding ATP synthase subunit b', chloroplastic — protein MASTVMASSSSAATSQVLSNGRRTRPPSPLPLIPKVVVAAAKSDSRRTATTNKTSLPRRLLDSLPQKAAAIAAAAAAVSPLPALAEQMEKAALFDFNLTLPAIAVEFLLLMVALDKLYFTPLGKFMDERDSAIRAKLGEVKDTSEDVKQLEEQAAAVMRAARAEISAALNKMKKETSAELEQKLAEGRKRVEAELAEALQNLEKQKEDTIKAMDSQIAALSDEIVKKVLPMA, from the coding sequence ATGGCGAGCACGGTCATGGCCTCCTCCTCTTCCGCCGCTACCTCCCAAGTCCTCTCCAATGGCAGAAGAACCCGCCCTCCCTCTCCCCTCCCACTCATCCCCAAAGTCGTCGTCGCGGCCGCCAAATCCGACTCCCGCAGGACCGCTACCACCAACAAAACCTCCCTTCCTCGGCGCCTCCTCGACTCCCTGCCCCAAAAGGCAGCCGCGATCGCCGCCGCAGCGGCAGCCGTATCGCCGCTGCCGGCGCTGGCGGAGCAGATGGAGAAGGCGGCGCTGTTCGACTTCAACCTGACCCTTCCGGCGATCGCGGTGGAGTTTCTGCTATTGATGGTGgcgctggacaagctttatttcacGCCGCTGGGGAAGTTCATGGACGAGCGGGACTCGGCGATCCGCGCGAAGCTGGGGGAGGTGAAGGACACGTCGGAGGACGTGAAGCAGCTGGAGGAGCAGGCGGCGGCGGTGATGCGGGCGGCGCGGGCGGAGATCTCCGCGGCGCTGAACAAGATGAAGAAGGAGACGTCGGCTGAGCTGGAGCAGAAGCTCGCCGAGGGCCGGAAGCGAGTGGAGGCGGAGCTCGCCGAGGCGCTCCAGAATCTGGAGAAGCAGAAGGAGGATACCATCAAGGCGATGGACTCCCAAATCGCCGCCCTCAGCGACGAGATCGTCAAGAAAGTCCTCCCCATGGCCTGA